The proteins below come from a single Streptomyces sp. SCSIO 75703 genomic window:
- a CDS encoding amino acid ABC transporter ATP-binding protein, with the protein MTEVSVAKEEVAATGELVVLKNVNKHFGALHVLQDIDLTITRGEVVVVIGPSGSGKSTLCRTINRLETIDSGTISIDGKPLPAEGRQLAKLRADVGMVFQSFNLFAHKTVLENVTLGQVKVRKVDAQQAEEKARALLDRVGVGAQADKYPAQLSGGQQQRVAIARALAMGPKVMLFDEPTSALDPEMINEVLEVMQQLARDGMTMIVVTHEMGFARSAANRVVFMADGRIVEEAAPEQFFSNPRSDRAKDFLSKILHH; encoded by the coding sequence ATGACCGAAGTATCGGTGGCCAAGGAAGAGGTGGCCGCGACCGGCGAACTGGTCGTCCTGAAGAACGTCAACAAGCACTTCGGCGCGTTGCATGTACTCCAGGACATCGATCTGACGATCACCCGCGGCGAGGTCGTCGTGGTCATCGGACCGTCGGGGTCCGGTAAGTCCACCCTGTGCCGCACCATCAACCGCCTGGAGACCATCGACTCCGGCACCATCTCGATCGACGGCAAGCCGCTGCCCGCCGAGGGCCGGCAGCTCGCGAAGCTGCGCGCCGACGTCGGCATGGTCTTCCAGTCCTTCAACCTGTTCGCGCACAAGACCGTGCTGGAGAACGTCACCCTGGGCCAGGTCAAGGTTCGCAAGGTGGACGCCCAGCAGGCCGAGGAGAAGGCACGCGCCCTGCTCGACCGGGTCGGTGTGGGCGCCCAGGCGGACAAGTACCCCGCCCAGCTCTCCGGCGGTCAGCAGCAGCGTGTCGCCATCGCGCGGGCGCTCGCCATGGGACCGAAGGTCATGCTCTTCGACGAGCCCACCTCGGCGCTCGACCCGGAGATGATCAACGAGGTGCTGGAGGTCATGCAGCAGCTCGCCCGGGACGGCATGACCATGATCGTCGTCACCCACGAGATGGGCTTCGCCCGGTCGGCCGCCAACCGCGTGGTCTTCATGGCGGACGGCCGGATCGTCGAAGAGGCGGCTCCGGAGCAGTTCTTCAGCAACCCGCGCAGTGACCGGGCCAAGGACTTCCTGTCCAAGATCCTGCACCACTGA
- a CDS encoding glutamate ABC transporter substrate-binding protein — MKLRKVTAVSATVFALALTATACGGDKSDDSGSSGGGKKITIGIKFDQPGLGQKTPNGYSGFDVDIATYVAKKLGYGEDQIEWKESKSADRETMLQRGDVEFIAATYSITPQREEKVDFAGPYLLAHQDVLVRADDDSIKSPADLNSKNLCSVTGSTSAQNVKNDLAPKANLLKYPTYSACLNGLQTGAIDALTTDDSILAGYASQSQFKGKFKLAGFKMTNENYGIGVKKGSDLKNKINEALEAMVADGSWQKAVDANFGPANYKNEPAPKVGDVKS, encoded by the coding sequence ATGAAGCTTCGCAAGGTCACCGCCGTCTCGGCCACCGTGTTCGCCCTCGCCCTGACCGCCACCGCCTGCGGCGGCGACAAGAGCGACGACAGCGGCTCGTCCGGCGGCGGCAAGAAGATCACCATCGGGATCAAGTTCGACCAGCCCGGCCTCGGCCAGAAGACCCCGAACGGCTACAGCGGCTTCGACGTGGACATCGCCACCTACGTCGCCAAGAAGCTCGGCTACGGCGAGGACCAGATCGAGTGGAAGGAGTCGAAGAGCGCCGACCGCGAGACCATGCTCCAGCGTGGTGACGTCGAGTTCATCGCCGCCACCTACTCGATCACCCCGCAGCGCGAGGAGAAGGTCGACTTCGCCGGCCCCTACCTGCTCGCCCACCAGGACGTGCTGGTCCGCGCCGACGACGACTCCATCAAGTCGCCGGCCGACCTGAACAGCAAGAACCTCTGCTCGGTCACCGGCTCCACCTCCGCCCAGAACGTCAAGAACGACCTGGCGCCCAAGGCCAACCTTCTGAAGTACCCGACCTACTCGGCCTGTCTGAACGGCCTCCAGACCGGCGCCATCGACGCGCTGACCACGGACGACTCGATCCTCGCCGGATACGCCTCCCAGTCGCAGTTCAAGGGCAAGTTCAAGCTGGCCGGCTTCAAGATGACCAACGAGAACTACGGCATCGGCGTCAAGAAGGGCAGCGACCTCAAGAACAAGATCAACGAGGCGCTGGAGGCCATGGTCGCCGACGGTTCCTGGCAGAAGGCCGTGGACGCCAACTTCGGTCCGGCCAACTACAAGAACGAGCCGGCGCCGAAGGTCGGCGACGTCAAGAGCTGA
- a CDS encoding amino acid ABC transporter permease: MFDFLQDYDLLGAFWTTVQLTVLSAVGSLIWGTMLAAMRVGPVPLMRGFGTAYVNIVRNIPLTVIILFTSLGLNLTLNITMGAQDFETINFRLAVLGLSLYTAAFVCEALRAGINTVPVGQAEAARAIGLSFTQVLRLVVLPQAFRSSVVPLANVLIALTKNTTVAAAIGVAEAALVMKEMIENEAQLLLIAGVIAFGFVVLTLPTGLILGWVGKKVAVKR, translated from the coding sequence GTGTTCGACTTTCTTCAGGATTACGACCTGCTGGGAGCCTTCTGGACGACGGTGCAGTTGACTGTGCTCTCGGCCGTCGGCTCCCTGATCTGGGGCACCATGCTGGCGGCCATGCGCGTCGGCCCGGTGCCGCTGATGCGCGGCTTCGGGACCGCCTACGTGAACATCGTGCGGAACATCCCCCTGACCGTCATCATCCTGTTCACGTCGCTGGGGCTGAACCTGACGCTGAACATCACGATGGGCGCCCAGGACTTCGAGACGATCAACTTCCGGCTCGCCGTCCTCGGTCTGAGCCTCTACACCGCGGCCTTCGTCTGCGAGGCGCTGCGCGCCGGCATCAACACGGTGCCGGTCGGCCAGGCCGAGGCCGCCCGCGCGATCGGCCTCAGCTTCACCCAGGTGCTCCGCCTGGTCGTGCTGCCGCAGGCCTTCCGCTCCTCCGTGGTGCCCCTGGCCAACGTGCTGATCGCCCTCACCAAGAACACCACGGTGGCCGCCGCCATCGGTGTGGCCGAGGCGGCGCTGGTGATGAAGGAGATGATCGAGAACGAGGCACAGCTCCTGCTGATCGCCGGCGTCATCGCCTTCGGTTTCGTGGTTCTGACGCTGCCGACCGGCCTGATCCTCGGCTGGGTGGGCAAGAAGGTGGCGGTGAAGCGATGA
- a CDS encoding amino acid ABC transporter permease, giving the protein MSSVLYDAQGPRAKRRNILFNVLFLVVLAAVLWWVFGALDEKGQLDWVKWEPFFTGTEAWSTYIWPGLQNTLLAAALSVVIALPLGAVLGIARLSDHAWVRVPVGVVVEFFRSIPVLVLMIFGLALFSEYSNVSSDDRPLYAVVTGLVLYNASVLAEIVRAGILALPKGQAEGAMAIGLRKGQVMRLILLPQAVTTMLPAIVSQLVVIVKDTALGGAVLTFPELLSAANTMSSYYGANTIASFTVVAAIFIAINFALTSFASWLERRLRRAKKSSGAVLKADDAQMTGTAGTGTGGTI; this is encoded by the coding sequence ATGAGCTCCGTTCTCTACGACGCCCAGGGCCCCCGCGCCAAGCGGCGCAACATCCTGTTCAACGTCCTCTTCCTCGTCGTCCTCGCCGCCGTGCTGTGGTGGGTCTTCGGCGCCCTCGACGAGAAGGGCCAGCTCGACTGGGTGAAGTGGGAGCCGTTCTTCACCGGCACCGAGGCCTGGTCGACGTACATCTGGCCCGGACTGCAGAACACGCTGCTGGCCGCCGCCCTCTCCGTCGTGATCGCGCTGCCGCTCGGCGCGGTGCTCGGCATCGCCCGCCTCTCCGACCACGCATGGGTGCGGGTCCCGGTCGGCGTCGTGGTCGAGTTCTTCCGGTCCATCCCCGTGCTGGTCCTGATGATCTTCGGTCTGGCGCTCTTCTCCGAGTACAGCAACGTCAGCTCGGACGACCGCCCGCTGTACGCGGTCGTCACCGGGCTCGTCCTGTACAACGCCTCCGTCCTCGCGGAGATCGTCCGCGCCGGCATCCTCGCGCTGCCCAAGGGCCAGGCCGAGGGCGCCATGGCGATCGGCCTGCGCAAGGGCCAGGTGATGCGGCTGATCCTGCTGCCGCAGGCCGTCACCACCATGCTGCCGGCCATCGTCAGCCAGCTCGTCGTGATCGTGAAGGACACCGCGCTCGGTGGCGCCGTCCTCACCTTCCCCGAACTGCTCTCCGCGGCCAACACCATGAGCAGCTACTACGGCGCCAACACCATCGCCAGCTTCACCGTCGTCGCCGCCATCTTCATCGCCATCAACTTCGCCCTCACCAGTTTCGCGAGCTGGCTGGAGCGCCGCCTGCGCCGCGCCAAGAAGTCGAGCGGCGCGGTGCTGAAGGCCGACGACGCCCAGATGACGGGTACGGCGGGCACCGGCACCGGGGGCACGATCTGA
- a CDS encoding FAD-dependent monooxygenase, translated as MDPVIIAGAGPVGLTLALALARQEVPSVVLDDGPGRDDQRPARTVVLREDTVALVERLAGTSLTPAGLRWAGWRSMRRRQITREVVFDAGTPAPLHLAQHVLNGALRAAAVRHPLVKVAVESRLDDVEQERTGVTAHTRGPRGTWWRGSFLVGCDGPRSTVRKLQDIRFPGRTAVERYAVAALRAELPWDDEAVLHRTPPWRQSGPPAGEVVGRPLPDGVWRLDWLLPPGKDLVTPELLVNRVRETLAGWCDGTTPPYELLDTGVHVVHHRLARRWRAGRVFLAGDAAHLLGALGTQGLDEGLRDADNLAWKLALAWHHGPHKALLDSYQRERRTAVAARLRAADQVLPLLRGGGGLRAYVPGSARGHDAMLADAHLGQGVLGAPGTYADSPLTPGDLEGPASVDTPPGAPVADVRVTAEDGAFVRLRDRLGRGSLLVVLVAPGTGVWDRKHWVSAGIMPRLAAAVTALPCRAELLVAEEYPGAGAHTVLLVRPDGHLVTALSGVRPADLYTAAETALGGPAKPAPPTETEAEAGAAAGSR; from the coding sequence GTGGACCCGGTGATCATCGCCGGAGCGGGGCCCGTCGGGCTCACGCTCGCCCTGGCGCTGGCGCGTCAGGAGGTGCCCTCGGTCGTCCTCGACGACGGACCGGGCCGGGACGACCAGCGGCCCGCCCGCACCGTCGTCCTGCGCGAGGACACCGTCGCCCTCGTGGAACGGCTGGCCGGCACCTCCCTCACCCCGGCCGGACTGCGGTGGGCCGGATGGCGCTCGATGCGGCGCAGGCAGATCACGCGCGAGGTCGTCTTCGACGCCGGCACCCCCGCGCCCCTCCACCTCGCCCAGCACGTGCTGAACGGCGCCCTGCGCGCCGCCGCCGTCCGCCACCCCCTCGTCAAGGTCGCCGTGGAGAGCCGCCTCGACGACGTCGAACAGGAGCGGACCGGCGTCACCGCCCACACCCGCGGCCCCCGCGGCACCTGGTGGCGCGGCAGCTTCCTGGTCGGCTGCGACGGCCCCCGCTCCACCGTCCGCAAACTCCAGGACATCCGCTTCCCCGGCCGCACGGCGGTGGAACGATACGCCGTCGCCGCGCTACGCGCCGAACTCCCCTGGGACGACGAGGCGGTGCTGCACCGCACCCCGCCGTGGCGGCAGTCCGGGCCGCCGGCCGGGGAGGTCGTCGGCCGGCCGCTGCCGGACGGCGTGTGGCGCCTGGACTGGCTGCTCCCGCCGGGCAAGGACCTGGTCACCCCCGAACTCCTGGTGAACCGCGTCCGCGAGACCCTGGCCGGCTGGTGCGACGGCACGACCCCGCCCTACGAACTCCTCGACACCGGCGTCCACGTGGTCCACCACCGGCTGGCCCGACGCTGGCGCGCCGGCCGCGTCTTCCTCGCCGGGGACGCGGCGCACCTGCTCGGCGCCCTCGGCACGCAGGGGCTCGACGAGGGACTGCGCGACGCCGACAACCTCGCCTGGAAACTCGCCCTCGCCTGGCACCACGGGCCGCACAAGGCGCTGCTCGACAGCTACCAGCGCGAGCGGCGCACCGCCGTCGCCGCCCGGCTGCGCGCCGCCGACCAGGTGCTTCCGCTGCTGCGCGGCGGCGGGGGCCTGCGCGCCTACGTGCCCGGCTCGGCCCGCGGCCACGACGCGATGCTCGCCGACGCCCACCTCGGGCAGGGGGTGCTGGGCGCCCCCGGGACGTACGCCGACTCGCCGCTCACGCCCGGGGACCTGGAGGGGCCGGCGTCGGTGGACACGCCGCCGGGTGCGCCCGTCGCCGACGTGCGGGTCACCGCGGAGGACGGCGCGTTCGTCCGGCTGCGGGACCGGCTCGGCCGCGGATCGCTGCTGGTGGTGCTGGTGGCGCCGGGTACGGGCGTGTGGGACCGCAAGCACTGGGTGAGTGCCGGGATCATGCCCCGGCTGGCCGCCGCGGTGACGGCGCTGCCGTGCCGGGCCGAACTGCTGGTCGCGGAGGAGTATCCGGGTGCCGGCGCCCACACCGTCCTGCTGGTACGGCCCGACGGACACCTGGTGACGGCCCTGAGCGGGGTCCGCCCGGCCGACCTCTACACGGCGGCCGAGACCGCGCTCGGCGGCCCCGCGAAGCCGGCGCCCCCCACGGAGACCGAAGCGGAAGCGGGGGCCGCGGCGGGGTCCCGGTGA
- a CDS encoding putative leader peptide, protein MRLWRRVHMDLVRYAGCVCRPSR, encoded by the coding sequence GTGCGCCTGTGGCGGAGGGTCCATATGGACCTCGTCCGCTACGCGGGCTGCGTGTGTCGCCCCTCCCGCTGA
- a CDS encoding cysteine dioxygenase has protein sequence MSAPSTAPALSSPARSGPDAPAPTEARLLDFARRAAADTALVASLPLSPDDRTWLRLDGPGGSEAWLIGWPPGTGTGWHDHADSLGAFVTAAGELRENALAARLPTDGWRALELADGVDRERLLPAGTGRAFGLHHVHEVLNTSPDRHAVSVHAYHPPLPRIRRYSRSGRTLRLEQVERPEDWR, from the coding sequence GTGTCTGCCCCCTCCACCGCCCCTGCCCTCTCCTCCCCCGCCCGGTCCGGCCCGGACGCCCCCGCGCCCACCGAGGCCCGGCTCCTCGACTTCGCCCGCCGGGCCGCCGCCGACACCGCGCTCGTCGCCTCGCTCCCCCTCTCCCCCGACGACCGCACCTGGCTGCGGCTGGACGGCCCCGGCGGCAGTGAGGCCTGGCTGATCGGCTGGCCGCCCGGCACCGGCACCGGCTGGCACGATCACGCCGACTCGCTGGGCGCCTTCGTCACGGCGGCCGGCGAACTCCGCGAGAACGCGCTCGCCGCCCGCCTGCCCACCGATGGCTGGCGCGCCCTCGAACTCGCCGACGGCGTCGACCGAGAGCGCCTCCTGCCCGCCGGTACCGGCCGCGCCTTCGGCCTCCACCACGTGCACGAGGTGCTCAACACCTCCCCCGACCGGCACGCCGTCTCCGTCCACGCCTACCACCCGCCCCTGCCGCGCATCCGCCGTTACAGCCGCAGCGGGCGGACGCTCCGGCTGGAGCAGGTCGAGCGCCCGGAGGACTGGCGGTGA
- a CDS encoding rhodanese-like domain-containing protein yields MNRPVGIDALLERVRRGYRRVDARTAYEAVGAGEALLVDIRYTALRERDGVIPGALVIERNELEWRLDPWGGHRVPEATRHDLRVVVVCDEGYASSLAADSLHRLGLYRATDLIGGFQAWRAAGLPVTSA; encoded by the coding sequence GTGAACCGGCCGGTCGGGATCGACGCCCTCCTGGAACGCGTACGCCGCGGCTACCGGCGTGTCGACGCGCGCACCGCGTACGAGGCCGTCGGCGCCGGCGAGGCGCTGCTCGTGGACATCCGGTACACCGCTCTGCGGGAGCGGGACGGCGTGATCCCGGGGGCGCTGGTGATCGAGCGCAACGAACTCGAGTGGCGCCTCGACCCGTGGGGCGGCCACCGCGTTCCCGAGGCCACGCGCCACGACCTGAGGGTCGTCGTGGTGTGCGACGAGGGCTACGCGTCCAGCCTCGCCGCGGACTCCCTGCACCGCCTCGGCCTGTACCGGGCGACCGACCTGATCGGCGGCTTCCAGGCGTGGCGGGCGGCGGGCCTCCCGGTCACGTCGGCGTAG
- the recX gene encoding recombination regulator RecX, with translation MTRRTDWSEYARQDIAPSERERTRPGGRNTAGPEGDGYGGYPARAGGGPYGTDAFADGADGPFPEYGDAEPYGTGAVGGARRTGGRNRADARGRGRRGSAGPPTEDGGDASSSRAEKEEPPRDPVEQARAICLRLLTGTPRTRGQLADALRKREIPEEAAEEVLSRFEEVGLIDDGAFARAWVESRHHGRGLARRALARELRTKGVDSAAIDEAVSRVDSAQEEETARDLVARKLRATRGLDRDRRLRRLAGMLARKGYPEGMALRVVRQALEEEGEDTEHLDEGY, from the coding sequence GTGACACGACGAACCGACTGGTCCGAGTACGCCCGCCAGGACATCGCCCCGTCCGAGCGTGAGCGCACCCGACCGGGCGGCCGGAACACCGCCGGCCCGGAGGGCGACGGGTACGGCGGGTACCCCGCCCGAGCAGGAGGCGGCCCGTACGGGACGGACGCGTTCGCCGACGGCGCGGACGGCCCGTTCCCGGAGTACGGCGACGCCGAGCCGTACGGTACGGGTGCCGTCGGCGGGGCGCGACGGACCGGGGGGCGGAACCGGGCCGATGCCCGGGGGCGGGGGCGGCGCGGGTCCGCCGGGCCGCCCACCGAGGACGGAGGCGACGCTTCCTCGTCGAGGGCCGAGAAGGAGGAGCCTCCGCGGGACCCGGTCGAGCAGGCACGGGCCATCTGCCTGCGCCTGCTCACCGGGACCCCGCGCACCCGCGGCCAGCTCGCCGACGCCCTCCGCAAACGGGAGATCCCCGAGGAAGCCGCCGAGGAGGTGCTGTCCCGCTTCGAGGAGGTCGGCCTGATCGACGACGGCGCCTTCGCACGGGCCTGGGTGGAGTCCCGCCACCACGGGCGCGGACTGGCCCGGCGCGCACTCGCCCGGGAGCTGCGCACCAAGGGCGTCGACTCCGCCGCCATCGACGAGGCCGTCTCCCGGGTCGACTCCGCACAGGAGGAGGAGACCGCCCGCGACCTCGTCGCCCGGAAGCTGCGCGCCACCCGGGGCCTCGACCGGGACAGGCGGCTGCGCCGTCTCGCGGGAATGCTGGCCCGCAAGGGCTACCCGGAGGGCATGGCCCTTCGCGTGGTCCGCCAGGCACTGGAGGAGGAGGGGGAGGACACCGAGCACCTCGACGAGGGGTACTGA
- the recA gene encoding recombinase RecA has protein sequence MAGTDREKALDAALAQIERQFGKGAVMRMGDRTREPIEVISTGSTALDVALGVGGLPRGRVVEIYGPESSGKTTLTLHAVANAQKAGGQVAFVDAEHALDPEYAKKLGVDIDNLILSQPDNGEQALEIVDMLVRSGALDLIVIDSVAALVPRAEIEGEMGDSHVGLQARLMSQALRKITSALNQSKTTAIFINQLREKIGVMFGSPETTTGGRALKFYASVRIDIRRIETLKDGTEAVGNRTRCKVVKNKVAPPFKQAEFDILYGQGISREGGLIDMGVEHGFVRKAGAWYTYEGDQLGQGKENARNFLKDNPDLANEIEKKIKEKLGVGVRPEETTAAEPAADAAAEAAAPAVPAPTAAKTAKSKAAAAKS, from the coding sequence ATGGCAGGAACCGACCGCGAGAAGGCCCTGGACGCCGCTCTCGCACAGATTGAACGGCAATTCGGCAAGGGCGCGGTCATGCGCATGGGCGACCGCACGAGGGAGCCCATCGAGGTCATCTCGACCGGCTCCACCGCGCTCGACGTCGCCCTCGGCGTGGGCGGCCTCCCCCGCGGCCGGGTCGTGGAGATCTACGGCCCCGAGTCCTCCGGCAAGACGACCCTGACCCTGCACGCGGTGGCGAACGCGCAGAAGGCCGGCGGCCAGGTCGCCTTCGTGGACGCGGAGCACGCCCTCGACCCCGAGTACGCCAAGAAGCTCGGCGTCGACATCGACAACCTGATCCTCTCCCAGCCGGACAACGGCGAGCAGGCCCTGGAGATCGTGGACATGCTGGTCCGCTCCGGCGCCCTCGACCTCATCGTCATCGACTCCGTCGCCGCGCTCGTGCCGCGTGCGGAGATCGAGGGCGAGATGGGCGACAGCCACGTCGGCCTCCAGGCCCGCCTGATGAGCCAGGCCCTGCGGAAGATCACCAGCGCGCTCAACCAGTCCAAGACCACCGCGATCTTCATCAACCAGCTCCGCGAGAAGATCGGCGTGATGTTCGGCTCCCCCGAGACCACCACCGGTGGCCGGGCGCTGAAGTTCTACGCCTCGGTGCGCATCGACATCCGCCGCATCGAGACCCTCAAGGACGGCACGGAAGCGGTCGGCAACCGCACCCGCTGCAAGGTCGTCAAGAACAAGGTCGCGCCCCCCTTCAAGCAGGCCGAGTTCGACATCCTCTACGGCCAGGGCATCAGCCGTGAGGGCGGTCTGATCGACATGGGCGTGGAGCACGGCTTCGTCCGCAAGGCCGGCGCCTGGTACACGTACGAGGGCGACCAGCTCGGCCAGGGCAAGGAGAACGCGCGCAACTTCCTCAAGGACAACCCGGACCTGGCCAACGAGATCGAGAAGAAGATCAAGGAGAAGCTGGGCGTCGGCGTACGGCCCGAGGAGACGACGGCGGCCGAGCCGGCCGCGGACGCCGCCGCTGAGGCCGCGGCTCCGGCCGTCCCCGCCCCCACGGCGGCCAAGACCGCCAAGTCCAAGGCCGCGGCGGCCAAGAGCTGA